From Haloarcula hispanica ATCC 33960, the proteins below share one genomic window:
- a CDS encoding IclR family transcriptional regulator — MDSSSGRRLQTTETSLAIIDAVNELGEARMSELADRLDLSTSTIHVHLKTLLDQEYLVKRGEQYRLGMKLFHLGEGARTRNEWYEVARRKTHELADSCGEEVTFAVEEYGRAITLFNVVANVPSKGFQVGRYYYLHNSAVGKAILAALPETRVNEILDRWGLPAETEYTVTDRETLMEDIERTNERGYSVNDQEAVEGLRSVGVPVTAPHGGVLGALDISGPLYRLPPNEELASMLQDVVEELESELGVE, encoded by the coding sequence ATGGACAGCTCTAGCGGTCGTCGTCTCCAGACGACCGAAACCTCCCTTGCGATCATCGATGCGGTAAACGAGCTGGGGGAGGCTCGAATGAGTGAGCTTGCGGACCGGCTGGACCTCTCGACGAGTACCATTCACGTTCACCTCAAGACACTCTTGGATCAGGAGTATCTGGTCAAACGGGGCGAGCAGTACCGACTCGGTATGAAGCTGTTCCACCTCGGAGAGGGCGCTCGGACCCGAAACGAGTGGTACGAGGTTGCCCGTCGCAAAACACACGAACTCGCCGATAGCTGTGGCGAGGAGGTCACGTTCGCCGTCGAGGAGTACGGGCGTGCGATAACGCTGTTCAACGTCGTCGCTAACGTCCCGTCGAAAGGGTTCCAGGTGGGCCGGTACTACTACCTGCACAACTCGGCAGTCGGCAAGGCGATTCTCGCCGCGTTGCCGGAGACCCGAGTCAACGAGATTCTCGACCGGTGGGGGCTGCCAGCCGAGACAGAGTATACTGTCACGGACCGGGAAACCCTCATGGAAGACATCGAACGCACGAACGAGCGCGGCTATTCGGTGAACGATCAGGAAGCGGTCGAGGGGCTTCGCTCGGTCGGCGTACCGGTCACCGCCCCACACGGCGGCGTCCTCGGCGCACTGGACATCTCCGGCCCGCTGTATCGGCTGCCGCCGAACGAAGAACTCGCGTCGATGCTGCAAGACGTTGTCGAGGAGTTGGAGTCAGAACTCGGAGTGGAATAG
- a CDS encoding polymer-forming cytoskeletal protein gives MPLGSDPLSELDIPDGTTVEEHDLVTDGDVIVGGQSTVEFGVRGRTVIADERVRFGGHIEAEGDCRLDMWCDVADNVLVGEDAYIGERVHIGGELRVAGDLDIGDDVDIENGFEANGWIVIRNPMPTIVFLFVYLSQLLRIGEEDAAEEVIDEMLDDGSDEHDPVLIPRGASVSDDAWRVSTPATVGDDCRLHGNIRAKSLEVGRDTVVFGSLRAKDDIVVGRGTEIKGDVTTRSGTVRVGPGAKIWGDISGTTVELHENATVDGTIRTSEEMRMHTEAVLDRPDESAAAMAEMAESLEADTDTTEPADERSDSDNSESAADAAADDPATADSAATDGGDADGATTGSDASEDGPDVEEAAESAE, from the coding sequence GTGCCTCTCGGCTCCGACCCGCTGTCCGAACTCGACATTCCCGACGGGACGACCGTCGAGGAACACGACCTGGTGACCGACGGCGACGTCATCGTCGGCGGCCAGTCGACCGTGGAGTTCGGCGTACGCGGGCGGACAGTCATCGCCGACGAGCGGGTCCGCTTTGGCGGCCACATCGAAGCCGAAGGTGACTGTCGGCTGGATATGTGGTGTGACGTCGCGGACAACGTCCTCGTCGGCGAAGACGCCTACATCGGCGAACGGGTACACATCGGCGGCGAACTCCGTGTCGCGGGCGACCTTGATATCGGCGACGACGTGGACATCGAGAACGGGTTCGAGGCGAACGGCTGGATCGTCATCCGGAACCCGATGCCGACCATCGTCTTCCTGTTCGTCTACCTCTCGCAACTCCTCCGCATCGGCGAGGAAGACGCGGCCGAGGAAGTAATCGACGAGATGCTAGACGACGGCAGTGACGAGCACGACCCGGTTCTGATTCCACGCGGTGCGAGCGTCTCGGACGACGCCTGGCGCGTCTCGACGCCGGCAACGGTCGGCGACGACTGCCGGCTCCACGGCAACATCCGCGCGAAGTCCCTCGAAGTCGGCCGTGACACGGTCGTCTTCGGGAGCCTCCGCGCGAAAGACGATATCGTGGTCGGCCGGGGCACGGAGATCAAAGGGGACGTAACGACTCGCAGCGGCACCGTCCGTGTCGGCCCGGGAGCGAAGATCTGGGGCGACATCTCGGGGACGACCGTCGAACTCCACGAGAACGCGACGGTCGACGGGACGATCCGGACCAGCGAGGAGATGCGGATGCACACCGAGGCGGTGCTGGACCGGCCGGACGAATCCGCTGCAGCGATGGCTGAGATGGCCGAATCGCTCGAAGCTGACACTGACACTACGGAGCCAGCTGACGAACGAAGCGATTCAGACAACAGCGAGTCGGCGGCCGATGCAGCAGCCGACGACCCCGCCACTGCGGACAGTGCGGCAACCGACGGCGGGGATGCAGACGGAGCGACAACCGGTAGCGATGCTTCCGAGGACGGTCCCGATGTCGAAGAGGCGGCGGAGTCGGCAGAGTAA
- a CDS encoding alpha,alpha-trehalose-phosphate synthase (UDP-forming) produces the protein MAPELSVNAQDGAVPDSLVVVSNREPYSHERDDDGEIRVQSAAGGLTSALDPVMQSRGGTWVAWGSGDADMAVAGEGIVEVPPSAPTYDLKRVPLSDAAVQGYYYGYANQVLWPLCHEDTGRMWAEPAYWEQYRAVNEQFAEAVDTVADADQPVWFQDYHLALAPRLVRQRRPDTTLLQFWHIPWPAPSVFRHCPHSDALLDGLLACDVIGFHTTAYAEQFLHCVDSAFPAATVDTDGGIVTRSGDKTRAVANPLGIDVEGVRDRARAADVTSIRDTVLGGSRSDTSIRLALGVERLDYSKGIPERIEALAHLWDRRPDLRGAFTYVQKASRTREGIAAYRRYRADVVDAVERVNDRFGTDDWQPIVYTEAKLDNETLAGLYRAAEVAVVTPHRDGMNLVAHEYPAACVDGDGSLVLSELAGAATHLDGALTVNPHDIEAIADAIERAFELDEAETRDRLSRLQDGVEALDSSQWVARQFSAGQSL, from the coding sequence ATGGCCCCGGAACTGTCAGTAAACGCGCAAGACGGTGCAGTTCCGGATTCGCTGGTGGTCGTCTCGAACCGCGAACCGTATAGCCACGAGCGGGACGACGACGGTGAGATACGGGTCCAGTCCGCGGCGGGTGGGCTGACGAGCGCACTCGACCCGGTGATGCAGTCACGGGGCGGCACCTGGGTCGCCTGGGGCAGCGGCGACGCCGATATGGCCGTTGCCGGGGAGGGCATCGTCGAAGTCCCGCCGTCTGCCCCCACATACGACCTGAAACGCGTTCCCCTCTCCGACGCGGCAGTTCAGGGTTACTACTACGGCTACGCCAATCAGGTTCTCTGGCCCCTCTGTCACGAAGACACGGGCCGAATGTGGGCCGAGCCCGCCTACTGGGAGCAGTACCGCGCCGTCAACGAGCAGTTCGCCGAGGCCGTCGATACGGTCGCCGACGCGGACCAGCCGGTCTGGTTCCAGGACTACCACCTGGCGCTCGCGCCCAGATTGGTCCGACAGCGGCGACCGGATACGACGCTGTTGCAGTTCTGGCACATCCCCTGGCCCGCGCCGTCGGTGTTCCGGCACTGCCCCCACAGCGACGCGCTCCTCGACGGATTGCTGGCCTGTGACGTCATCGGCTTTCACACGACAGCGTACGCCGAGCAGTTCCTGCACTGCGTCGACAGCGCGTTCCCCGCGGCGACCGTCGACACGGACGGCGGAATAGTCACCCGCAGCGGTGACAAGACACGAGCCGTCGCGAACCCGCTGGGAATCGACGTCGAGGGGGTTCGGGACCGAGCACGGGCTGCTGACGTGACCAGTATCCGGGATACTGTGCTGGGCGGCAGCCGCTCGGACACGTCGATTCGCCTCGCGCTCGGCGTCGAACGGCTCGACTATTCGAAGGGCATCCCCGAACGGATCGAGGCGCTGGCACACCTCTGGGACCGGCGGCCGGACCTCCGCGGAGCGTTCACCTACGTCCAGAAGGCGAGCCGAACCCGGGAGGGGATCGCCGCCTACCGCCGCTACAGAGCGGACGTCGTCGATGCCGTCGAGCGCGTCAACGACCGCTTCGGGACCGACGACTGGCAGCCCATCGTCTACACCGAGGCCAAACTCGACAACGAGACGCTCGCCGGGCTGTACCGGGCCGCAGAAGTCGCGGTCGTGACGCCCCATCGCGACGGCATGAACCTCGTCGCCCACGAGTACCCAGCGGCCTGTGTCGACGGCGACGGCTCGCTCGTGCTGAGCGAACTGGCCGGCGCGGCGACCCATCTCGACGGCGCGCTGACGGTCAATCCGCACGACATCGAGGCGATTGCGGACGCCATCGAGCGGGCGTTTGAACTGGACGAAGCGGAAACAAGGGACCGGCTGTCGCGTCTTCAGGACGGCGTCGAGGCGCTCGACAGTTCACAGTGGGTCGCCAGGCAGTTCAGCGCCGGCCAGTCCCTGTAG
- a CDS encoding helix-turn-helix domain-containing protein — protein sequence MGADGSDATANSASGGLQLTLELEHPDCWMREVTAATSARLLVNAAYLVDEKVKAHVVAYAESADAVDALVAATRASDHTETVTEMDTRRSFGGISAPVNKATSTLLVEYGPEESIHDALVSHGFMNQEPIRIRNGTEYWTVAIDESRATIQEKLDAVCEQKGATITITQITSATTGSRERDGLAVRQLSDKQREVFELARKRGYYDYPRAVSGSELADELDIAKTTFHEHLRKVEATLLGPRDAGRY from the coding sequence ATGGGCGCTGACGGCTCCGATGCGACCGCTAACTCGGCCAGTGGCGGTCTCCAGCTGACACTCGAACTGGAGCATCCCGACTGCTGGATGCGGGAGGTGACGGCGGCCACCTCGGCCAGACTGCTGGTCAACGCCGCGTATCTGGTCGACGAGAAGGTCAAGGCCCACGTCGTCGCATACGCGGAGTCGGCGGACGCGGTCGACGCACTCGTCGCGGCGACTCGGGCGTCCGACCACACCGAGACAGTCACAGAGATGGATACCCGTCGCAGCTTCGGCGGCATATCCGCACCAGTAAACAAAGCGACGAGCACGCTGCTCGTCGAGTACGGCCCCGAGGAGAGCATCCACGACGCGCTGGTCTCACACGGGTTCATGAACCAGGAGCCGATTCGAATCCGCAACGGGACCGAGTACTGGACGGTCGCCATCGACGAATCGCGGGCGACGATACAGGAGAAACTCGACGCCGTGTGTGAACAGAAAGGCGCAACAATCACCATCACGCAGATCACGTCGGCGACCACCGGAAGCAGAGAACGCGATGGATTGGCTGTCCGGCAGCTTTCCGACAAGCAGCGCGAAGTGTTCGAACTGGCCCGCAAACGCGGCTATTACGACTACCCGAGGGCGGTAAGCGGGAGCGAGTTGGCCGACGAACTCGATATCGCGAAGACGACGTTCCATGAACACCTCCGGAAAGTCGAGGCCACGCTTCTCGGCCCGAGAGACGCTGGCCGGTACTGA
- a CDS encoding Na+/H+ antiporter NhaC family protein has translation MSDTDSGDGTEIEEISGPDVEAIEFYGGRWMSVIPIGLFILWAIVQSGLFGIGDTTGLVAGMLVALIVGMFFAKGDWKNYANTIFDGMTKRVAATAVVAWLWAGMFSNTLQAGGFVGGLVWAANAAEVGGALFPAATFILAALFTTGIGTGYGAAVAFSALFFPAGILLGANPVLLFGAILSGAVFGDNLAPVSDTTIVSAVTQDADIGGVVASRFKYAIIAAVLALAAYVFAGNAMPGLDISQQAQDLFVQNSEPAGLLHLISMLVVIVTAVMGRHIVEAISWGLVVAVAFNIVFGLAPLSAVLLFKVPETSSAASWAGSLPIAEVVAPQNAGVTGSIYNGAAGFFPLIVLVLLIVAGSEIMIRGGGFEAIQEWLLENVATGVRKAETTMVVGTALVNSMITINTAAEIAIAPYIARIGQRYNINSYRRANILDANTSALGYIFPWGGGVLIGFATLQGLPNQYEWFTSAMVVNPVQVWPYVFHGWFLFGVFLLSALTGFGLEYTTDRKSKDVTRL, from the coding sequence ATGTCAGACACGGATAGTGGCGATGGGACAGAGATCGAGGAGATCTCTGGTCCGGACGTCGAAGCAATCGAGTTCTACGGCGGACGGTGGATGAGCGTCATTCCCATAGGGTTGTTTATCCTGTGGGCAATTGTCCAGAGTGGCCTGTTCGGTATCGGGGACACGACTGGACTCGTCGCGGGGATGCTCGTGGCGCTCATCGTCGGGATGTTCTTCGCCAAGGGAGACTGGAAGAACTACGCGAACACCATCTTCGATGGGATGACAAAGCGGGTCGCCGCGACGGCAGTCGTCGCGTGGCTCTGGGCAGGGATGTTCTCGAACACGCTGCAGGCAGGTGGCTTCGTCGGCGGACTCGTCTGGGCAGCGAACGCGGCCGAAGTCGGGGGCGCGCTGTTCCCCGCCGCCACCTTCATCCTCGCTGCGCTTTTCACGACCGGTATCGGCACCGGGTACGGCGCGGCAGTCGCCTTCTCGGCGCTGTTCTTCCCGGCCGGCATCCTGCTCGGTGCGAATCCGGTGTTGTTGTTCGGAGCAATTCTCTCAGGGGCTGTCTTCGGCGACAACCTGGCACCGGTCAGTGATACGACAATCGTGAGTGCGGTGACACAGGACGCCGACATCGGCGGCGTCGTCGCCTCGCGGTTCAAGTACGCCATCATCGCTGCGGTGTTGGCGCTCGCGGCGTACGTTTTCGCCGGGAACGCGATGCCCGGGCTGGACATCTCCCAGCAGGCACAGGACCTGTTCGTCCAGAACAGCGAGCCGGCGGGACTGTTGCATCTCATTTCCATGCTCGTCGTCATTGTGACGGCAGTCATGGGCCGACACATCGTCGAGGCGATCTCGTGGGGCCTCGTCGTCGCCGTTGCCTTCAACATCGTCTTCGGTCTCGCACCGCTGAGTGCCGTGTTGCTGTTCAAGGTCCCGGAAACGTCTTCGGCCGCAAGCTGGGCTGGCTCGCTTCCCATCGCGGAAGTGGTCGCGCCGCAAAACGCTGGCGTCACCGGGTCGATCTACAACGGTGCAGCCGGGTTCTTCCCGCTAATCGTTCTCGTGTTGCTCATCGTTGCCGGGTCAGAGATCATGATCCGTGGCGGTGGCTTCGAGGCGATCCAGGAGTGGCTCCTCGAAAACGTCGCAACGGGCGTTCGCAAGGCCGAAACGACGATGGTGGTCGGCACTGCCCTCGTCAACTCGATGATCACGATCAACACGGCCGCAGAGATCGCGATCGCGCCGTACATCGCCCGCATCGGCCAGCGGTACAACATCAACAGCTACCGTCGAGCGAATATCCTCGACGCGAACACCTCGGCGCTCGGGTACATCTTCCCGTGGGGCGGCGGCGTGCTCATCGGCTTCGCGACGCTGCAAGGCCTCCCGAACCAGTACGAGTGGTTCACCAGTGCGATGGTCGTCAACCCCGTGCAGGTGTGGCCGTACGTCTTCCACGGCTGGTTCCTGTTCGGTGTGTTCCTGCTCTCCGCACTGACCGGCTTCGGGCTCGAATACACCACTGACCGCAAATCCAAGGATGTGACCCGTCTATGA
- a CDS encoding DUF1611 domain-containing protein — protein MDLRRKYDEGTPAVVLAEGEFGQPEGKTANGIVMHGELFDAQAVVDSTCPSPNAGAALDWPAADDVPVVETVTEALNRAPDTAVLVIGVAPAGGDLPAAWVEAIQRAMERGCDVVSGLHVFLSERPAWTERAQQHGVDLVDVRKPPSVADLTLGDGRGSEADADVVLTMGTDCAVGKRTTTFELYRAAADAGLDAGWVATGQTGILVGADRGVVIDRVPADFVSGIVEDMVLDVAADHDIVFVEGQAALTHTAYGGVTLGLLHGAAPDAVVLADDPSREARSHFDDLTVAGVEAERRAITDLADTTVAALSTWGDPEEEAARTGLPAANTYDDDGPETLLTAVLEAL, from the coding sequence ATGGACTTGCGGCGAAAATACGACGAAGGCACGCCCGCCGTTGTGCTCGCAGAGGGCGAGTTCGGACAACCGGAAGGCAAGACGGCCAACGGAATCGTCATGCACGGAGAGCTGTTCGACGCGCAGGCCGTCGTGGACTCGACGTGTCCGAGCCCCAACGCCGGAGCGGCCCTCGATTGGCCGGCTGCCGACGACGTGCCGGTCGTCGAAACCGTCACCGAAGCGCTGAACCGAGCCCCGGACACAGCCGTCCTCGTCATCGGCGTTGCGCCCGCTGGCGGTGACCTTCCGGCGGCCTGGGTCGAGGCTATCCAGCGTGCGATGGAACGGGGCTGTGACGTCGTCTCCGGCCTGCACGTCTTCTTGAGCGAGCGCCCAGCCTGGACCGAGCGCGCACAGCAACACGGTGTCGACCTCGTCGACGTCCGGAAACCGCCGTCCGTCGCCGACCTGACGCTCGGCGACGGCCGCGGGAGCGAAGCCGACGCGGACGTGGTCCTGACGATGGGGACCGACTGTGCGGTCGGGAAGCGAACGACGACCTTCGAACTGTACCGGGCAGCGGCCGACGCCGGACTCGACGCCGGCTGGGTCGCGACTGGACAGACCGGCATCCTCGTCGGCGCGGACCGCGGTGTCGTCATCGACCGGGTTCCGGCCGACTTCGTTTCGGGCATCGTCGAGGACATGGTGCTCGACGTCGCAGCGGACCACGATATCGTGTTCGTCGAGGGGCAGGCCGCGCTCACGCACACCGCATACGGCGGGGTGACGCTCGGGTTGCTTCACGGGGCGGCCCCCGATGCAGTCGTGCTAGCCGACGACCCTTCTCGGGAGGCCCGGTCCCATTTCGACGACCTCACCGTGGCCGGTGTCGAAGCCGAACGTCGCGCGATTACCGACCTCGCGGATACGACAGTCGCCGCGCTCTCCACCTGGGGCGATCCGGAGGAAGAAGCCGCTCGGACAGGCCTGCCAGCGGCGAACACCTACGACGATGACGGCCCGGAGACACTCCTCACGGCCGTCCTGGAGGCGCTATGA
- a CDS encoding DUF7513 family protein: protein MSIFSKFLTGMSFRTTTPTFEAGEEIEVYVTELDEESGELVALVGETRLYFENGEADIVGCRVLAKVESFDDAEHRGRLTHLKTLSQGSF from the coding sequence ATGAGCATATTCAGTAAGTTCCTCACCGGAATGTCCTTCAGGACGACCACGCCGACGTTCGAGGCGGGCGAAGAGATAGAGGTGTACGTCACGGAACTCGACGAGGAATCCGGCGAGTTGGTCGCACTGGTCGGCGAGACCCGCCTCTACTTCGAGAACGGTGAGGCAGACATCGTCGGCTGTCGCGTCCTCGCGAAGGTCGAATCGTTCGACGACGCGGAGCACCGCGGCCGTCTCACCCACCTCAAAACGCTGTCTCAGGGGTCGTTCTAG
- a CDS encoding 6-hydroxymethylpterin diphosphokinase MptE-like protein: MEFHTWEPVYEDILDDFGYPRDGDERARDRFGDLLGDDSTYDPARLGLDGATVAVAGAGPSLEAEADRVVDADVVFAASTAADRLKTEGVAIDCMVTDLDKNADTGRELTADGTPVVAHAHGDNIPALETHIPTYDSEFVVPTTQAAPAPPVRNYGGFTDGDRAAFLADHFGAAALVFPGWDFDDPSVTAEKRQKLRWAERLLHWLEQRRGERFDVLDGRRDDIEPVATD; the protein is encoded by the coding sequence ATGGAATTTCACACCTGGGAACCAGTGTACGAGGATATCCTCGACGATTTCGGCTATCCTCGTGATGGCGACGAGCGTGCCCGCGACCGATTCGGTGACCTGCTCGGCGACGACAGCACGTACGACCCGGCGCGACTCGGACTCGACGGCGCAACGGTTGCCGTCGCCGGGGCCGGCCCATCACTCGAAGCCGAGGCCGACCGGGTAGTCGATGCTGACGTGGTCTTCGCGGCCTCCACGGCCGCCGACCGCCTCAAGACGGAAGGTGTGGCCATCGACTGCATGGTCACGGACCTGGACAAGAACGCCGATACCGGACGGGAACTGACCGCCGACGGGACGCCGGTCGTCGCCCACGCCCACGGCGACAACATCCCCGCACTGGAGACACACATTCCGACTTACGACAGCGAGTTCGTCGTGCCGACGACACAGGCGGCCCCCGCCCCGCCGGTCCGCAACTACGGCGGTTTCACCGACGGCGACCGCGCCGCGTTCCTCGCGGACCACTTCGGCGCTGCCGCGCTGGTGTTCCCCGGCTGGGACTTCGACGACCCGTCCGTGACTGCGGAAAAGCGACAGAAACTCCGCTGGGCCGAGCGCCTGCTCCACTGGCTAGAACAGCGCCGCGGCGAGCGCTTCGACGTGCTCGACGGCCGACGTGACGACATCGAGCCAGTCGCTACCGACTGA
- a CDS encoding DUF7537 family lipoprotein has product MLLERRHLSLALVMLLTASAGCSGLLGTDSGTDGTDAEVTATQIDANGPAPGSSGFDAAAVERGHFETLSNSSFTTSLSFQLSTVRDGENRSVFINRTIAIDRDSDRSLATGELVQASGDTLATTTYTADGTTAERRVLIRGDDTRTDYRSASPPYDGQVQPVNESSVIDRSLLQSLGSDINWTYAGTETVDGDSVSRFEATGSDVTGFAADDAVSTNVSANGTTDSASATVLVDDDGVVRSFQYRVTTERDGQPVTVTLSLSASKVDDTIVAEPDWLSKAAN; this is encoded by the coding sequence ATGTTACTCGAACGCCGCCACCTCTCGCTTGCACTCGTAATGCTACTGACAGCGTCCGCCGGCTGTAGCGGGCTGCTGGGTACTGATTCGGGCACAGACGGTACGGACGCCGAAGTAACGGCGACGCAGATTGATGCCAACGGCCCCGCACCCGGGTCGTCCGGGTTCGACGCGGCGGCCGTCGAACGCGGGCACTTCGAGACGCTATCGAACTCGTCGTTCACCACCTCGCTGTCGTTCCAGCTTTCGACGGTCCGCGACGGCGAGAACCGGTCGGTGTTCATCAACCGGACCATCGCTATCGACCGCGACAGCGACCGGTCGCTGGCGACGGGCGAACTGGTCCAGGCCAGCGGCGACACGCTGGCGACGACGACCTACACGGCTGACGGGACCACCGCCGAGCGTCGAGTCCTCATCCGCGGTGACGACACGAGGACGGACTACCGCTCGGCATCACCGCCGTACGATGGCCAGGTCCAGCCCGTCAACGAGAGCAGCGTCATCGACCGCTCGCTGCTGCAATCACTAGGGTCGGACATCAACTGGACCTACGCCGGTACCGAGACGGTCGACGGTGACAGCGTCTCGCGGTTCGAAGCAACCGGGAGCGACGTCACCGGCTTCGCTGCCGACGACGCCGTCTCGACGAACGTCTCGGCCAACGGGACGACGGACTCGGCCAGTGCAACCGTGCTCGTCGACGATGACGGCGTCGTCCGGTCGTTCCAGTACCGGGTGACGACTGAGCGGGACGGCCAGCCGGTGACGGTGACGCTGTCGCTCTCCGCCTCGAAGGTCGACGACACCATCGTCGCGGAACCGGACTGGCTGTCAAAGGCAGCGAACTGA
- a CDS encoding dipeptide epimerase yields MTRIDRISVEPLDHELREPFEISLGTREKARNLVVTVETDSGVVGHGEGSPLPPVTGETQAAAVATARSGTSLLEGASLADYRELVSDLRAAVPGGVSALFAVETALLDAYCRDRAIPLSELFGGAPTTVTTDITVPIVTPDAAAERATRAATAGFDHIKVKAGGEVGADVARTVAVADAAPDATITVDANQGWTPKAAATFVDEVTAAGVDLALVEQPTPKDDICGLARARDRLPVPVAADETVFTPADATAVVREGAADVINVKLGKSGLLGAAAIVNIAEAASLDCMLGCMLEGATGIATSAHLAAGLGAFDYVDLDGHLLFDECPPSMSFGPRIDIDGPGHGVSPPAAVCDATER; encoded by the coding sequence ATGACCCGTATCGACCGCATCTCCGTCGAACCGCTCGATCACGAACTCCGCGAACCGTTCGAAATCTCGCTTGGCACTCGGGAGAAAGCGCGGAATCTGGTCGTTACAGTGGAGACAGATTCTGGCGTGGTCGGCCACGGTGAGGGGTCCCCGCTGCCGCCGGTGACCGGCGAGACGCAGGCGGCCGCCGTGGCGACCGCCCGGTCGGGTACGTCGCTGCTTGAGGGAGCGTCTCTCGCCGATTACCGCGAACTCGTCAGTGACCTGCGGGCAGCCGTGCCCGGAGGGGTTTCAGCACTGTTCGCCGTCGAGACGGCACTGCTCGACGCCTACTGTCGCGACCGGGCCATCCCGCTCTCGGAGCTGTTCGGCGGAGCGCCGACCACAGTTACGACGGATATCACCGTTCCGATAGTCACGCCCGATGCGGCAGCCGAGCGAGCCACGCGGGCCGCAACTGCGGGCTTCGACCACATCAAGGTCAAAGCCGGCGGAGAGGTCGGCGCTGACGTGGCCCGGACTGTCGCAGTCGCGGACGCCGCGCCCGACGCAACGATTACCGTGGACGCGAATCAGGGCTGGACGCCGAAGGCCGCAGCGACGTTTGTCGACGAGGTGACCGCGGCCGGGGTCGACCTCGCCCTGGTCGAACAGCCGACGCCGAAAGACGACATCTGCGGGCTTGCGAGAGCGCGCGACAGACTCCCGGTTCCCGTCGCCGCGGACGAGACCGTGTTCACGCCGGCAGACGCAACGGCCGTGGTTCGCGAAGGGGCTGCCGACGTGATCAACGTCAAACTCGGGAAATCGGGGCTCCTCGGGGCAGCGGCGATTGTGAACATCGCCGAGGCCGCCTCCCTCGACTGTATGCTCGGCTGTATGCTCGAAGGCGCAACCGGGATCGCGACGAGCGCCCACCTCGCCGCTGGGCTCGGTGCCTTCGATTACGTCGACCTGGACGGCCACCTGCTGTTTGACGAGTGTCCGCCGTCAATGTCGTTCGGCCCGCGTATCGATATCGACGGGCCGGGACACGGGGTTTCACCGCCGGCGGCTGTGTGTGACGCGACTGAACGCTGA
- a CDS encoding TIGR04024 family LLM class F420-dependent oxidoreductase — protein sequence MTARDVYLPVAAQPSVDTLVEMSQQAEDSGYDRVWLPETWGRDAVTTLTSIAEHTSTVGLGSSILNVYSRSPALLGQTAATLQEVSDGRFRAGVGPSGPIVIEGWHGREFENPLKYTRETVDIMKLVLSGETVDYDGDIFSLSGFRLRCEPPEPAPPVDAGGLGPKSVELAGRFADGWHALMLTADGLRDRLEDFERGADLGDRDRSDQRVTLSLTCCAMDDREQARELARQHVAFYIGGMGTFYRDALARQGYEDTAYEIAEQWGSGDKAAAVDAISDELLDSIAVAGTPEDCRDHITQFEDIDGVDAINISFPRAAEPDTIDTTIDVLAP from the coding sequence ATGACAGCGCGAGACGTGTATCTCCCGGTCGCGGCACAGCCGTCGGTCGACACGCTGGTCGAGATGAGTCAGCAGGCCGAGGACAGTGGCTACGACCGGGTCTGGCTCCCGGAGACGTGGGGGCGGGACGCGGTGACGACGCTGACTAGCATCGCCGAGCACACGTCGACGGTCGGTCTCGGGTCCTCGATTCTGAACGTGTACTCGCGGTCGCCGGCGCTGCTCGGCCAGACTGCGGCGACGCTGCAGGAGGTTTCGGACGGCCGCTTCCGCGCCGGTGTCGGCCCGTCGGGCCCTATCGTCATCGAAGGCTGGCACGGCCGTGAATTCGAGAATCCGCTCAAGTACACGCGGGAGACCGTCGACATCATGAAACTGGTGCTCTCCGGGGAGACCGTCGACTACGACGGGGACATCTTTTCGCTGTCCGGGTTCCGACTGCGCTGTGAGCCGCCCGAACCCGCGCCGCCCGTAGACGCCGGCGGCCTCGGCCCGAAATCGGTCGAACTCGCCGGTCGCTTCGCCGACGGCTGGCACGCGCTGATGCTGACCGCCGACGGCCTCCGAGACCGACTGGAAGACTTCGAGCGCGGAGCGGATCTCGGCGACCGCGACCGGTCAGACCAGCGGGTGACGCTGTCGCTGACGTGCTGTGCGATGGACGACCGGGAGCAGGCCCGCGAACTGGCCCGTCAGCACGTCGCGTTCTACATCGGCGGTATGGGGACGTTCTACCGCGACGCGCTGGCCCGCCAGGGGTACGAGGACACCGCTTACGAGATCGCCGAGCAGTGGGGATCGGGCGACAAAGCGGCTGCCGTCGACGCGATCAGCGACGAGCTACTGGACAGCATCGCCGTCGCCGGTACGCCCGAGGATTGTCGCGACCACATCACACAGTTCGAAGACATCGATGGCGTGGACGCGATCAACATCTCGTTCCCCCGCGCTGCCGAACCGGACACTATCGACACGACCATCGACGTGTTAGCGCCCTGA